The following is a genomic window from Streptomyces lincolnensis.
CCGCGTCCTGGACGAGGGAGACCAGCTCGGTACCGGGGCGCAGGTCCGCGCCTGCCTCCTCGGCGCTGACCCGGAGGATCTCCTCGACCTGGGCCTGCGACACCCACGCCAGCGGCGGCACCGAGGACAGCTCCTGCGGGTCGGGCTGTCCGTCCTCCGGGTCGAGGAAGCGTCGCTCGGGATCGGCCAGGGAGGTGCCGTGGCTCATGCGGGGCCACTGCGCGTCCCCCATGGCGGTGCTGAGTCGCCGGGCCACGCCGGGCAGTGTGTTGAGCAGTTCCTGAGAACGGGTGTTCAGCCCCCATGCCTTCGGCAGCGTGCCGGGACTCGGTCGTCGCTCCACCAGAAGCGGGCGCACACCGCGTGCGGCAAGGCTCAACGCGGTGGTGAGTCCTGTGTAGGCGCCACCGACGACGAGTACGGGAACTCGCTGGACTGACATGGAATGTGCCTCCGTTATTGCTGTTCTGAGAGTCGGGCGGAAGAGCGCCGGATAAGGAGAAGTTTCTCGCTGCGGCAGTGCAGCAAGTTCTGAGGCATGGTCTCGCACGACTGTGGGCGGCATGCTGCGAGAATCCGTCAATGCCAGACTGCCGTTCCGGACGGGCGGTCGGCCATCGCTTCGGAGTGCAGAAAGCTGTGGTGCAGCTTGTTGCAGGGCCGAGCCCCGGGGTGGGGCGGGTTAGTATCGCAGTGCTACGTCCCGAGGATTATCCCGGCGTAAGCCGTTTCCCATTCATCTGGTTCATCTGATTCCCCTGGTTCAGCTGATATCGCGGCGTCTCCGACCAGGAATCCGGCGCCGCATTCACGTTCCCCGTGGGAAGGAATGCACGCGTGCCCTCCGGACGGCCCGCACCGTGCCGTCAAGACGTTCCCGGGTTTCCACAACGGGATGCGGCGACGGTTCGCCCGATACGAAGTCCCCGTCGGCTCGGCCGACATGACGAAGGAGCACCTCTGACATGAGCAGGTTGCGCTGGCTGACCGCGGGGGAGTCCCACGGTCCCGCACTCGTGGCGACGCTGGAGGGTCTTCCCGCCGGCGTGCCGATCACCACGGCCATGGTGGCGGATCATCTCGCGAGGCGCCGACTCGGCTACGGGCGCGGTGCCCGCATGAAGTTCGAGCAGGACGAGGTCACCTTCCTCGGCGGCGTCCGGCACGGTCTGACCCTGGGATCGCCGGTGGCGATCACGGTGGGCAACACGGAGTGGCCGAAGTGGGAGCAGGTGATGGCGGCCGATCCGGTGGATCCGGCGATCCTCGCCGGCCTGGCACGTAACGTCCCGCTGACCCGGCCGCGGCCCGGGCACGCGGATCTCGCCGGTATGCAGAAGTACGGCTTCGACGAGGCCCGGCCGGTTCTGGAGCGGGCCTCGGCGCGGGAGACGGCGGCTCGGGTGGCGCTCGGTGCGGTGGCCCGGTCGTACGTGAAGGAGACGGCCGGTATCGAGATCGTCAGCCACGTGGTGGAGCTGGCGGGCGCCGTGGCCCCGCAGGGCGTGTATCCCACGCCTGCCGACGTGGAGCGGCTGGACTCGGACCCGGTGCGCTGTCTGGACGCGGATGCGTCGAAGGCGATGGTCGCGGAGATCGACCAGGCACACAAGGACGGTGACACGCTCGGTGGTGTGGTCGAGGTGCTCGCCTACGACGTCCCCGTGGGCCTCGGTTCGCATGTGCACTGGGACCGAAGGCTGGACGCCCGGCTCGCGGGCGCCCTGATGGGCATTCAGGCGATCAAGGGGGTGGAGATCGGTGACGGCTTCGGTCTGGCGCGGGTGCCGGGCTCCGAGGCGCACGACGAGATCGTCAACACCGACGAGGGTGTCCGGCGTGCTTCTGGCCGTTCCGGCGGTACCGAGGGCGGGCTGTCCACTGGTGAACTGCTGCGGGTGCGAGCCGCGATGAAGCCGATCGCGACCGTGCCGCATGCCCTGCGCACCGTGGACGTGACCACCGGCGAGACGGCGGCCGCACACCACCAGCGCTCGGATGTGTCCGCGGTTCCCGCGGCCGGCATCGTCGCCGAGGCGATGGTGGCGCTCGTCCTGGCGGACGCGGTGGCGGAGAAGTTCGGCGGTGACTCGGTGACCGAGACGTGTCGCAACGTGCGGTCGTACCTCGACAACCCGGCGATCCGATGAGCGGGCAGGTCCGCCGGGCAGCCGTGCTGGGCTCGCCGGTCGCGCACTCGCTGTCGCCGGTACTGCACCGCGCCGCCTATGCGGAACTGGGGCTCACCGACTGGTCGTACGACCGGTTCGACGTCGACGAGACAGGACTCCCCGGCTTCATCGAGAGCCTCGGCCCGCAGTGGGCGGGACTGTCGCTGACCATGCCGCTGAAACGCGCGGTGATCCCGCTGCTCGACGGGATCAGTGCGACGGCTCGCTCCGTCGAGGCGGTCAACACCGTGGTGTTCACCGAGGACGGTGAGCGCCTGGGCGACAACACGGACATCCCCGGGATGGTCGCCGCACTGCACGAACACGGCGTCGAACAGGTCGACTCGGCCACGATCCTCGGTGGCGGGGCCACCGCTTCCTCCGCTCTGGCCGCCCTGGCCGGGATCTGCACCGGGGAGGTCGTGGCGTACGTCCGCGGTGCGCGTCGTGCGGAGCAGATGCGGGAGTGGGGCGAGCGGCTCGGTGTCGACGTCCGTACGGCGGACTGGGCGGACGCGGCGCGAGGACTGCGCGCGCCACTGGTGGTGTCGACCACACCGGCGGGGGTGACGGACGCCCTCGCTCCGCAGGTGCCGCAGGTGCCCGGCACACTCTTCGACGTGCTCTACGATCCCTGGCCGACCGCGCTCGCGGCGCGTTGGTCCGCGCTCGGCGGGCCCGTGGTCAGCGGACTCGACCTGCTGGTGCACCAGGCGGTGCTGCAGGTGGAGCGGATGACCGGCCGGGTCCGGGCTCCGCTGGACGCGATGCGGCGGGCCGGGCGGACCACGCTCGGTCTCGGGGCAACCCGTCCCAAGGCCGTCCTGGTCGGCCCCATGGGCGTGGGCAAGTCCACTGTCGGGCAGCTGCTGGCGGAACGACTCGGGGTCGGCTACCGGGACACCGACGACGACATCGTGCGGGAACAGGGGCGGACCATCGCGGAGATCTTCGTCGACGAGGGCGAGCCGGGGTTCCGCGCGATCGAGAAGCGAGCGGTGCGGCGGGCCGTGGCCGGGCACGACGGTGTCCTCGCGCTGGGCGGTGGCGCGATCCTGGACGCGGACACGCGCGCCGCGCTGGCCGGTCTGAGGGTCGTCCATCTCTCGATGGGCGTCGAGGAGGCGGTGCGGCGGGTGGGGCTGAACGCGGCGCGGCCCCTGCTGTCAGTCAACGCGCCTGCGCGGTGGCAGGAGTTGATGGAGGCGCGGCGCCATCTGTACGCCGAGGTCGCCCGGGTGGTCGTGGCCACGGACGGCCGCAGTCCCGAAGAAGTCACCCAGGCAGTCCTCGACGCACTGGAATGGCCGAAGGACGCACTGGAATAGCCGAGGAGCGCCGCTCACGCTCATGCGTCGGGTGTGCCGGGCCGGCGCCCGGCACACCCGACGTTGTCCTCAGCGGCGCGGCAGCAGGGCCGCCGCGCCCAGCGCGTTGGCCACCAGGAGGCCGGCGCCGAGCAGCAGGCTCTCCCGCATCCCCGGCGCGAAGTCCCCCGCGAGAAGCGCACCGAAGACGGCGATGCTGAGCGCTCCGCCTGTCTGGCGGCTGGTGTTGAGCAGTGCCGCCGCCGTGCCGGCGCGCTCGGCGGCGACACTGTCGAGCATCAGGGAGGTCAGCGCGGGCATGGCGAGGGCGCCGCCGATGCCCAGCGGAATCATCAGCAGGGCGGTCACCCACGGGGGCGTGCCGGTGTCGACGGCGGCCAGCCCGCCGCTGCCCACCGCGGTGATCAGCAGCCCTGTGACGACCACCTTCCGCGGGCCGTGGTGGGAGACCGCCCTCGGCGAGAAGTAGTTGAAGAAGGCGGTGACCACGGCCATCGGCACGAACATCAGTCCGGCGGAGAAGGCTGACTGCCCCCGCTGCTCCTGGAAGAAGAGGCTCAGCACGAACACCCCGCCGTAGAAGCCGGCGTTGCAGGCGAAGCCCGCGACGACCGGCACGCTGACCCCGCGCTGCCGGAACAGCTCCAGCGGCAGCATCGGCGCGCGCCGCCGCGCCTCGACGGCCACGAAACCCGCCCCGGCCACCACCGCGACCCCGGCCGCGGCCAGCACCGTACGGGTGAACCCGTCGTGCCCGCCCTCGATCACGGCGAAGGTCAGCGCGGCCAGCGCCACGACCGCCGTCAACTGCCCCGGCAGGTCGAACTCGACTCGGTGGCGCGCGGAGCGTGCCGCTCGCATCAGGATCAGGAGAGCGGCAAGGCCGGCAGGCACGTTGAGCCAGAACACGGCACGCCAGCTCCATTCCGTGGTGAGCAGCCCGCCCAGGACGGGCCCCGCGGCGATGGCCACCGCGCCGCCGACCGTCCACAGGGCGATGCCGCGCGCCCGCGCGTCCGGATCGGGGAACGCCTGTCGGATCAGCGCCAGCGAGGCGGGCACCATCGCCGCTGCCGCGCTCCCCTGGACCACCCGCGCCGCCGTCAGCGCACCGAGCGTCGGCGCCACCGCGCAGGCCAGCGACGCGACGGTGAAGACGGCGATCCCCCAGCCGTATGCGCGCCGCGCGCCGACCGCGTCCGAGAAAGCGCCGGCGGAGAGCATCAGCGCCGCGAACATCAGGGTGTAGCTGTCGGCGACCCACTGGAGCCCGGACAACGAGCCGCCGAGGTCGTGTCCCACGGCGGGGAGCGCCACATTGACACCGGAGACGTCGAGTGTGATCACGAAGAAGCCGAGGACGGCGGCGACCAGAGCCGCGGTGGCCGAACCCGCCGGCCCGGGCTCACCCCGGATACTCGTGCTCCCCTCGGTTTCCGCGCCCTTCCTGGACTGCGTCACGCTCATTGTGGAGTGCTCCTCACTGTGTCGTCGTCCCTGTCGGGACACGGAATCGGACCTGAGATCGGCCATGGAGCCGGTCATGTGTGCGGTCATGGATCGGATGTGGGCTACGGAAAAGGACGGCGGGTACGAACGGCGGACACGGAAAACGGGGATGGAACCAGCGTGCCCGGCCCACGCGCCCTCAGGCAGACCGAGCCGTGGGGGGCAGCGTCGTGCCTGTCCCTGATACGGCCCCCCTGGACGCGCGACCCTTTGCGACAATGGACGGATGAGCGAAGGTACGGAACTGGGCCGTTTCCTCCGTGCGCGCCGCGCGCAAGTGCACCCACAGGACGTGGGCCTGCGCGCCGGCACGGGCATCCGCCGCACTCCGGGGCTGCGCCGCGAGGAACTGGCGACGCTGTCCGGGGTCAGTGTCGGCTACCTCACGCGACTGGAGCGTGGCAGCGAGACCCGGCCCTCACCCGCCGTCGTCACCGCGCTCGGCGAGGCGCTCCAGCTCTCGCCCGAGGCGCTGCAGCGGCTGCACGAACTGGTGGCCCTGGCCGCGGGCCGGACGCCGGTGCCGTCCCCGGGGCCGGCGCGCGCGGTGCGGGAGTCGGTGCGCACCCTGCTGGAGACGCTGCGTCCCTCACCGTCGTACGTCGTCAGCCGCGCCAACGACCTGCTGGCCGCCAACCGCCCCGGGCTGCGTCTCTTCCCCGGCATCACGGACTGGCCGCCGGAGCACCGCAACCTCACCCGCTACATGTTCCTGCACAGCATGGGCCGCCGGCTGTACCGCGACTGGGAGAAGATGGCTGCGCACAGCGCGGCCCACCTGCGGGCGATGGCGGGAGCCGACCCCGACATGCCGGAGCTGACCCAGCTCGTCGGCGAGCTCGTGGTCAAGAGCCCGGAGTTCGCCCGGCTCTGGGAGCGCTACGACGTGCAGGCGCGGGGTGGCGGCCAGAAGCACTTCCAGCACCCGGAGGTCGGCTCGATGTGCCTCAGCTACGAGGTGATGGCGATCTCTCGTACGGACGGCCAGCGCCTCGTCAGCTACCAGGCCACGCCGGGTACGCCGGACCATGACGCGATGCTGCTGCTGGACATGGCCAGCCCCCGGGACGCGGAACTCCCCGAAGGGGTCTAGGGCCTGTCCAGAGTGATGCGGTAGGTCTCGTGCGGAGTCTGGATGTCGTTGCACGTCAGTTCGCCGGTGGCGCCGCGGTAGGCGCCGGTGCCCCCGGTGACGGCCATCCGCACGGTGTCGCTGCCCTTGGTCCACAGCGACTGCGCGGTGATCTGTCCGTCCGGCAGTTGCACCGACAGGACGCAGTTGGTTGTGATTTTCTCGCTGTCCTGCGCGGTCACCTGGCAGGAGCTGCCGTCCTGACCGACCTGCTCGCCGTCCTGGAAGAGCTTGTCGGCGTAGATGAACTCGTCTCCGACGCTCAACCCGTGCTCGCCGACATCGGTCTTCACGACCCCGTCGTTGTCCACGGCAAGGTCGATGACCTTCTGGGGCCCGGCCTGCGCAGGGACGGTGAGCGCGGCGGACACCCCCAGTGCCCCCACCGCGGTTCCGACCGCACTGAACAGGGCGAGCTTCTTCTTCGACATGAGAGACATGAGAGGGACTCCTCGGTCACGCACCACGCCCGGCGTGGTGCTTCGGTTTCTTCAGGCGTTGTCGGGGAACCCGGCGGCGCGCCGCAGCGCCCCGCTCTCGATGAGGCCGATCACCGCCTTGATGTCCTGATCCAGCCGGCGGTCGTGAGTGACGAAGGCGCTGTGCTCCCGGATCAGCCCGTGCACCGCCCGGATGACCGGTGACGCCTTGTCGACGCCTCGCAGTTCGATCGCCTGGGCGAGGGCGAGCAGATGGATGGCCGCCACTTCACGCACCAGGCCGTTGACGGTGCGCGCGTCACGGGCCGAGATGGTGCCCATGCTGACGATGTCCTGGTTGTGCGCCTCCGTGGAGCGCGAGAACACCGACACCGGCCCTGTCTGTTTGAGGGCTTCGGCGGTGACGGCCGAGGCCGCTATCTGCATCCCCTTGAACCCGTGGTGCAGCCCCGCCTCGGGATCGTCCGCGTGGCGTGCGACGACCAGGTTGGGTGGCAGCCCCTCGTTGAACTTCTCGTCCACGACGAGCGCGAGCTGACGGTCGAGCAGGTTGGCCAGGCCGGCCACCGTGGTCTTGAGGCTGTCCATGGCCTGTCCGACATGGCCCGCGTAGAAGTTTCCGCCGAGGTGGAGTGCGGACTCGTCGACGTCGAACAGGGGATTGTCGGTGGCGGAGTTGATCTCGGTGTCGAGCCAGCTCTCCGCCCATGCGAGCGTGTCCCGGGTGATGCCGATGATCTGCGGGGCACAGCGCACCGAGTACTTGTCCTGGATCCTCTCGTTCAGCTGGAGGTAGCTTCGCCCGGCCGGCTTCTCGCGGCGCACCAGGATGTCCTCGAAGGACGTGGCGAGCCGCGACCCCGCCAGCAGGGTCCGGATGACCTCGGCGGAGCGGACCTGGCCCGCGTGCGGCTTGCCGGCGTGGACGAAAGGATGCAGCGCGGACGCGTTGCCGTGCAGAGCCTCCAGCGTCATGGCCGTCGCGAGTTCGGCGACGAAGGCCAGCTCCCGGGCGTCCCGGGCGGCGAGGACGGCGTACGCGGCGGCGAAGGAGGTTCCGTTGACCAGCGCGATGCCTTCCTTGGGCGCGAGCCGCACCGGCTCGATGCCCTCGGCGCGCAGGGCGTCGAGCGCCGGACGCACGGTGCCGCGGTGCAGGACCTGCCCTTCGCCGATCAGCGCGGCGGCCAGGTAGCACAGCGGTACGAGATCACCGCTTGCGCCCAGCGAACCACGTTCGGGGATCAATGGCAGAACGTCCCGGCTCAGGCACTCCAGCAGGGTCGACACCACCTCGGGCCGGATCGCCGAGAAGCCCTTCGCCAGCGCGTTGGCCCTGATGATCATGGTGGCTCGGGCGACCGCCGGTACGGCCGCCGGTCCCACCCCGTTGAGGTGGTAGAGCACAAGGTTGCGCTGGAGTTCGTGCGCCTTGTCCGGCGAGATCTGCCGGACGCAGCTGTCTCCGAAGCCCGTGGTCACGCCGTAGACGGGGATCTCCTGGGCCAGCAACGTCTCCTTGAGGCCGACGGAGGCCCGCATCCGCTCGACGGCCTCGGCACCCAGTGCCACCCCGGTGTCGCCGCCCCCGTGGCGCGCCGCCGCGGCGACCGCACGGGATGACAGGCCGGTTCCGTCGAGTTCGAGACGCTGGACCGTGGACACGTGTGGCATGTGTACTGCTCCTCCCGGACAGCGGGAAGCGTCCCTAGTAGACGCCCTCGATCAGCTTCTGGCCGTCCACCTCGGCGACCGGACGAATGTTCCGCAGGGAGTCCCCGACCCCTGTGGGGCTGGGTATCCGTGTGGCCAGATCGCGTTCGAGGCTGTTGGGCACCAGGCCGTACCTGGTGAGGTAGTTCATGACCACGGCCCCCTCCGACCCGAACTCGACCGGCCGACCGGAGGAGGGGTCGACCACGCGGTAGAAGACATAGGGGGCGTACGAGTCGAAGACCATGTCGCCCGTGCCCTCCGGGTCGGGGCGCTGGACCGTGCCACTGAGGACGGAGGTGCTGCCGTACGACCCGCGGAACCGCGTCTTGGGGAAAAGCTCCGTGGACAGGTAGTCCAGGGTGTCGGGGTCCATGTGCGCCCCGGTCCAGATCACCAGGCGGACCTTCTCCTCGATCAGCGCGCGGACCGAGGCCCGTTCGGCCAGCCGGGCGAGCAGCGGAGGTGTCGTGATCAGGAACGCGATGTCCTGCGACCGCAGGACCAGTTCGGCCTGGTCGACGAGGTGGTCGACGTAGGTGCCCGCGCCGGTGGTGTCACCGGAGGCGATGAGCCGCTTGACCCAGCGGGGGTCCAGGTCGATGGAGAACCGGATCCCGCCCCTGGCCTGCGCGATCCTCCGGGAGTACTCGCCGAGCATGTGGGGGCCGCTGGGTGCCACGGCCAGCGTGTGCCCCTGGCCGTCGTCGGTGTAGTGGGAGTTCTCCCACGCCATGTACTGGTCGAACCAGTTCTCGAACATCAGGAAGCGCTTGGGAGCTCCGGTGGTGCCTCCGCTCTCGTAGACGGCGGACACCTTCTCCGTCGCGTCCAGGCCGCGGGGGATCAGGTCCTCGACCGGGACGTCCCGGAGCTCGTCGACCAGGTTGGGAAACCTCAGCAGGTCATCGACGCACCGCACGGCCTCAACCGGATCGAAACCCAGCCGGTCGCGGCGCTCCAGCCAGTACCGGGAGCCCGTGGCCGGGTCGAAGTGCCAGCGCATCATGGCTCGGACGTGTGCGTCGGCCTGTTCACGGGCGTTCATGGCGGGTCACCGTGCTTTCTCGTTCTTGAACGGACGGGATGGAATGAGGCGGGCGGCCGTCAGACGCCGTGCTGCGAACCGCCGTTGATCTGGAGAATCTGTGAGGTGACATAGCCACCCGGCTTCGAGCACAGGTAGAAGCCGAGCTCCGCGACGTCCACCGGATCGCCCGCACGTCCCAGCGCGGTCTGCCGGACGAGCATGCTCTCCCGGGCGGCCGGGAGGGCGCCGCCGAAGAGGTCGGTGTCCGCGACGTATCCCGGCGCGATCGCGTTGGTGCTGATGCCGCGCGACCCCAGGCGCGTCGCGAGGGTGTGGACGTACGAGTGGAGCGCCGCCTTCGCGGCGCCGTAGCCCCCCGTTCCGCCGGAGCCCCGGTAGGCGGCGATCGAGCTGTAGAGCACGATGCTGCCGCCCTCGGCCATGAGGGGCAGCAGGCCCTCCACGGCGACGACCGAGGTCATGACGTTCGCCTGGTACGCCTCCTGCCATTCCGCCAGGACCGACTTCACGTCCTGCGCGTCCGCGCCTTCGGACTGCGGTACCGCGCCCGCGCAGCACAGCAGCGCGCCGACGGGCAGCCCCGTCGCCCTGATACGGCTCTGCAGGACCTCCGCCGACCCGGCGTCGGACATGTCGAGGGCGAGCGGCTCGACGTCCGCTCCGGGCACGCTCGACCCGATCTCCTCCACTGCCTGCGTGAGGCGCTTCTCCTGACGTGCGATCAGGAGCACCTTGTCGTTGTTCTCGGCGAACCGCTTCGCTGTGGCCTTGCCGATGCCGGCGCTCGCGCCGGTCACCACGATCAACCTGGACAGAGTCGAACACTCCAATGATGTGTTGCTTCGGATGATGTCTGCTTGAGAAGAGAGGGTTCAGAAGAGCGGCTTCAGAAGAGCGCGGAGGGTTTCACGCGGAGGTGGGAGCGAACTCCGCGAAAAGGGCGCTCCGGTCCGGCTTTCCGGTGGGAGTCCTCGGGATGCCCGCCAGCTCCACGATCTGCGACGGGCTCGGGAAATCCCGGAGAGCCGCTCTGACGTCCGCGATGCCCACCGCATGGCCCCGGCCGGACCAGAAGACCACGTATCCCTCGCCGGCGAGCGAGTCGTCGGGCAGCGGCAGTACGACACATTCCGTCTGCGGCAGACAGGCCTTCAGCTGCTCGTCGACCCGGGCGAGATGGACCTTGACTCCGTTCACCTTGATCAGGGAACTGCTGCGCCCGACGAGCCGGAAAGCGCGGGGCCCGGTGAATTCCACCAGGTCTCCGGTGGCCCATCGGTCGGGCGGTCGTGTCCCGTGCTCCGGGCGGGCCAGGCGCGGGCCACGGATGACCAGTTCCTCCGGCCCGCGCGTCGGTGCG
Proteins encoded in this region:
- a CDS encoding allene oxide cyclase barrel-like domain-containing protein, producing the protein MSLMSKKKLALFSAVGTAVGALGVSAALTVPAQAGPQKVIDLAVDNDGVVKTDVGEHGLSVGDEFIYADKLFQDGEQVGQDGSSCQVTAQDSEKITTNCVLSVQLPDGQITAQSLWTKGSDTVRMAVTGGTGAYRGATGELTCNDIQTPHETYRITLDRP
- a CDS encoding HAL/PAL/TAL family ammonia-lyase; this encodes MPHVSTVQRLELDGTGLSSRAVAAAARHGGGDTGVALGAEAVERMRASVGLKETLLAQEIPVYGVTTGFGDSCVRQISPDKAHELQRNLVLYHLNGVGPAAVPAVARATMIIRANALAKGFSAIRPEVVSTLLECLSRDVLPLIPERGSLGASGDLVPLCYLAAALIGEGQVLHRGTVRPALDALRAEGIEPVRLAPKEGIALVNGTSFAAAYAVLAARDARELAFVAELATAMTLEALHGNASALHPFVHAGKPHAGQVRSAEVIRTLLAGSRLATSFEDILVRREKPAGRSYLQLNERIQDKYSVRCAPQIIGITRDTLAWAESWLDTEINSATDNPLFDVDESALHLGGNFYAGHVGQAMDSLKTTVAGLANLLDRQLALVVDEKFNEGLPPNLVVARHADDPEAGLHHGFKGMQIAASAVTAEALKQTGPVSVFSRSTEAHNQDIVSMGTISARDARTVNGLVREVAAIHLLALAQAIELRGVDKASPVIRAVHGLIREHSAFVTHDRRLDQDIKAVIGLIESGALRRAAGFPDNA
- a CDS encoding MFS transporter — encoded protein: MSVTQSRKGAETEGSTSIRGEPGPAGSATAALVAAVLGFFVITLDVSGVNVALPAVGHDLGGSLSGLQWVADSYTLMFAALMLSAGAFSDAVGARRAYGWGIAVFTVASLACAVAPTLGALTAARVVQGSAAAAMVPASLALIRQAFPDPDARARGIALWTVGGAVAIAAGPVLGGLLTTEWSWRAVFWLNVPAGLAALLILMRAARSARHRVEFDLPGQLTAVVALAALTFAVIEGGHDGFTRTVLAAAGVAVVAGAGFVAVEARRRAPMLPLELFRQRGVSVPVVAGFACNAGFYGGVFVLSLFFQEQRGQSAFSAGLMFVPMAVVTAFFNYFSPRAVSHHGPRKVVVTGLLITAVGSGGLAAVDTGTPPWVTALLMIPLGIGGALAMPALTSLMLDSVAAERAGTAAALLNTSRQTGGALSIAVFGALLAGDFAPGMRESLLLGAGLLVANALGAAALLPRR
- a CDS encoding AMP-binding protein gives rise to the protein MNAREQADAHVRAMMRWHFDPATGSRYWLERRDRLGFDPVEAVRCVDDLLRFPNLVDELRDVPVEDLIPRGLDATEKVSAVYESGGTTGAPKRFLMFENWFDQYMAWENSHYTDDGQGHTLAVAPSGPHMLGEYSRRIAQARGGIRFSIDLDPRWVKRLIASGDTTGAGTYVDHLVDQAELVLRSQDIAFLITTPPLLARLAERASVRALIEEKVRLVIWTGAHMDPDTLDYLSTELFPKTRFRGSYGSTSVLSGTVQRPDPEGTGDMVFDSYAPYVFYRVVDPSSGRPVEFGSEGAVVMNYLTRYGLVPNSLERDLATRIPSPTGVGDSLRNIRPVAEVDGQKLIEGVY
- the aroC gene encoding chorismate synthase, with the translated sequence MSRLRWLTAGESHGPALVATLEGLPAGVPITTAMVADHLARRRLGYGRGARMKFEQDEVTFLGGVRHGLTLGSPVAITVGNTEWPKWEQVMAADPVDPAILAGLARNVPLTRPRPGHADLAGMQKYGFDEARPVLERASARETAARVALGAVARSYVKETAGIEIVSHVVELAGAVAPQGVYPTPADVERLDSDPVRCLDADASKAMVAEIDQAHKDGDTLGGVVEVLAYDVPVGLGSHVHWDRRLDARLAGALMGIQAIKGVEIGDGFGLARVPGSEAHDEIVNTDEGVRRASGRSGGTEGGLSTGELLRVRAAMKPIATVPHALRTVDVTTGETAAAHHQRSDVSAVPAAGIVAEAMVALVLADAVAEKFGGDSVTETCRNVRSYLDNPAIR
- a CDS encoding helix-turn-helix transcriptional regulator; amino-acid sequence: MSEGTELGRFLRARRAQVHPQDVGLRAGTGIRRTPGLRREELATLSGVSVGYLTRLERGSETRPSPAVVTALGEALQLSPEALQRLHELVALAAGRTPVPSPGPARAVRESVRTLLETLRPSPSYVVSRANDLLAANRPGLRLFPGITDWPPEHRNLTRYMFLHSMGRRLYRDWEKMAAHSAAHLRAMAGADPDMPELTQLVGELVVKSPEFARLWERYDVQARGGGQKHFQHPEVGSMCLSYEVMAISRTDGQRLVSYQATPGTPDHDAMLLLDMASPRDAELPEGV
- a CDS encoding shikimate kinase, encoding MGVGKSTVGQLLAERLGVGYRDTDDDIVREQGRTIAEIFVDEGEPGFRAIEKRAVRRAVAGHDGVLALGGGAILDADTRAALAGLRVVHLSMGVEEAVRRVGLNAARPLLSVNAPARWQELMEARRHLYAEVARVVVATDGRSPEEVTQAVLDALEWPKDALE
- a CDS encoding SDR family NAD(P)-dependent oxidoreductase, producing MVTGASAGIGKATAKRFAENNDKVLLIARQEKRLTQAVEEIGSSVPGADVEPLALDMSDAGSAEVLQSRIRATGLPVGALLCCAGAVPQSEGADAQDVKSVLAEWQEAYQANVMTSVVAVEGLLPLMAEGGSIVLYSSIAAYRGSGGTGGYGAAKAALHSYVHTLATRLGSRGISTNAIAPGYVADTDLFGGALPAARESMLVRQTALGRAGDPVDVAELGFYLCSKPGGYVTSQILQINGGSQHGV